The segment gttaaatatttagaaatggatggagtatatagtAGCATGGTAGTAGTAATTACCATGAGCAGCTATCTTAATCATCTAGAAGCAGGTAAGGTGGTCGTTTTCTGCATGTGTAATTGGACGGCATATTGCATCGCATCGATCCTGTAATTCCTGCAGAGAAAgaagtagtaggagtagtagagATTACAGGGACAGAGACAGGTGTCCTGCACTGGTTGCGTTGCAGCTCAATATCTCCATCTTGGAAGCTAGGGAGAAAGAGGTTGGAAAAGAATCGGCAGTGGACATGGATGACAAAAAGAAGCCATCAACACATCAAATCACAAGGGACAGCAACatcaaaggaagaagaaagcaaTAGGAAATTaaaggagaaaaaagagaacAAGTACAGTGTTCAAGAGTGGCCATATATGATAGCACGTGTGGCATTTGGCAACACACACGTAGGTTCATCATCAGTCGTTGAGGTCCACTGGCCAGTGGACTGATTAATATTAGCAGAGGATCGGAAGAGGTTACCAGGAAAGCCAAGGATAATCAATTTGACCTCAATCATATATCACTCTGCTTAATTTCGGAAGATTCTCTGAATTGCAACAGTTGAGTGTGTCTTCTTCAGAGAGAGAAAAACTACAGAGGAATTTAGGTTTTAGGAGGACTATTATTACATTCTAGAAGAAATTAACTAATGTAATCCTCCGGTATAAATATGATCTGTGAGCGGATAATGAATGAGTGTGATGCGTGCAGGAATGCAGTGTGTGGGAAAGCGTTGGTGAGAGGTCAAACGCGGCGGCTGCAGCAACTTGCGAGCATTTGCATTCAAGAGTCACACTGAAGATATACTTCAGCAATTCACCATCCGATCCGACCGaatcatcacatcacatctgtCCACGATCGATCGTATATGTACGTGTATGCGATCTCTCCCACGTCAGATAATTAGGCCCCGTCTATTTCCCAAaaagttttttctaaaaacatcacattaaatctttaggcacatgcatggagcattaaatatagattaaaagaaaaactaattgtacagttagggaggaaatcacgaaacaaatcttttgagcctaattagtccataattagccataagtgctacagtaatccacatgtgctaatggcggattaattaggctcaaaagattcgtctcgcggtttctaggtGAGTTATGaagttagttttttcattcgtgtccgaaaaacccttccgacatccgatcaaactgatgtgacacccaaaaatttttatttcgtgaactaaacatgccctagcTACCTGTTCCTCTCAAAAACTGCCAAAATTTGAGCCTCAAAATTCAGAGATCCATTACATTTTTGGTGGCCTGCTACAGGTAGTGTTCCCTGCatcatcagaattcagacatCAGTTCCTCGTCTCCCCTCCCCACAAGCCAAGTTGTCgttggactcttttttttttctcccattctTGGATAAATATATGATCgatagatgattttttttaagataatgatgATCGATAGATGATGTAGTAGTACTCCTATATCTATCCAGCTGAGATCATTCTTGATCATATATCTATCtcaccatttaatatattttcatcgTTCTTCCATTATTATTAATCAGATATATGTAGACGACTTATAAgacaataataattaatatctgCCGCTTAATCATATATAGCTAGATGCTGGTGTGTGCGTTGAAGGGCTCAATCCATGATTGTTGCTTAAGGATATATATTATTGACCCTGCATATCCGTTCCATCTAGCTATAGTTAAATTACTCCAGCACACGCTCCTCCAACCTATAGCTGTTTTGCACCAATGCATGCTAGTAATTAAAATAAGAGTATTATCTGCAGTATACTGCCTTTGTGCCattcttcaaaagaaaaaaaatatataatgctgCACAGGCTAAGGCTAGCACTACTGGGagcatgttcttttttattattggCGGCTGATTATTTGTAGATTATTATGCAACGGGTTAGAAAATATAGTTCCTTAAAAAAGTACAACAGTATTGCTTAGACCACTCGTTTCATCCGCTTAAACAAATCTATCACCTATCATCCGCATTTCATCTGAAATGAACGGACCCTTAATTAAGTctcaatatatatacatcttAATTGAAGTGGGTCGTTTACAGTTATACAAACGTTCATTAATTAGTCCAAGCCTGGTAGTTAGCATTTCTGCATTTGCTTGACCGTCATTAGACAAGAAACAGGGTTCCACAAACTAGTGCTATCTGGACTGAACCTTTTGCCCATTGGTCATGCAATGTTGCCGTGCATGGAAGCAAAGCAATGGTCAATTACACTGGCTAATTAGCACGCTAGCTTAACACAGTTGTTAGTCCCTCCGATCCAATAATTGACAACCTAGCTACTTATCTCTAATAAACAACCATGTACTGATCAGCTCCTATATTGTACCGTAACAATCTTGGATAGTATACTGCCACCATTTTTAAGTATACGATGATGTTGATTTGGGCATATGTCAACCAGTTGTCttatggaaaaataaatagtaaataaatataaaatataaaatcatgTTTAAAATTCTTCAATGATAAAACAAAatgcaacaaaataaatgacatttacatagatttttttaataaaatgaatggccAGATATCGGATAAAAAAGTTTATTAAATATGTGATGCGAATATCGACATACAATATATTAGGATTAGTCTTTGTTTAGTCTTTTTCTATTATGACTCTtagctttttccttttttacatATATCCTTGTAAACGGCGATGGCTAGATGTATACTATGTGTTCGTAATCAACTGCTCAGTATTAATTATTGACAATTAGCGTTCGTGGTTTTTTCGGGCAAGGATTGCTCATGTAAAAACATTAAGTCTCATCTATAATGTCAATAGCTTCATATATTTAAGAACAGAGGGAGAGTGGCAAATTAAATTAACCaccattaattaatcatgtctCTGTTTGGAACAGTACAAAAATTGgctaagctaagctaattaAAATAGCATCTGTGTGCTGTCCTTGGAACAGGATGCTGACCTACTTACTACCTTAAAGCCAATCAGTCAGCTTCACACACTGACACAAAGGAAGcatctttcttccttctcttcctcctcttcccggcagccatgccgccgccctcccttctcctccctcctctcctcctcctcctcggccttcatgccgccgccgccgccgccgtctccgagGTGTCGGCCCTCATGGCCTTCAAGAACGCCCTCACCatccctcccaccgccgccgccttcttcaccCGGTgggacgccgccgcggcttcCCCCTGCAACTTCACCGGCGTCGACTGCGCCaattccggcggcggcggcgtcaccgccgtcgccgtggaggGCTTGGGCGTGGCCGCAACGTCCGTCCCGTTCGACGTTCTGTGCGGCTCGCTGCCTTCGCTCGTGAAGCTCTCCCTGCCGTCGAACGCGCTCGCCGGGGGGATCGGCGGCATCGCGGGGTGCACCGCCCTCGAGGTGCTCGACCTCGCGTTTAATGGCTTCTCCGGCCACGTCCCGGACCTCTCGCCGCTGACGAGGCTGCAGAGGCTCAACGTGTCGCAGAACAGCTTCACCGGCGCCTTCCCATGGCGCGCGCTGGCGTCCATGCCGGGTCTcaccgtgctcgccgccggcgacaatgGGTTCTTCGAGAAGACGGAGACGTTCCCCGAAGAGATCACCGCGCTCACCAACCTCACCGTGCTCTACCTCTCCGCGGCCAACATCGGCGGCGTCATCCCTCCCGGCATCGGCAACCTCGTCAAGCTCGTCGACCTCGAGCTCTCCGACAACGCGCTCACCGGCGAGATACCGCCGGAGATCACCAAGCTCACCAACCTCCTGCAGCTCGAGCTGTACAACAACTCGCTCCACGGCGAGCTCCCGGCGGGGTTCGGGAACCTGACGAAGCTCCAGTTCTTCGACGCGTCCATGAACCACCTCACCGGCAGCCTCTCCGAGCTCCGGTCGCTCACCCAGCTCGTGTCTCTGCAGCTGTTCTACAATGGCTTCACCGGCGACGTGCCGCCGGAGTTCGGCGAGTTCAAGGAGCTCGTGAACCTGTCCCTGTACAacaacaacctcaccggcgaGCTGCCGCGGAATCTCGGCAGCTGGGCGGAGTTCAACTTCATCGACGTGTCGACCAACGCGCTGTCCGGCCCGATCCCGCCGTACATGTGCAAGCGCGGCACGATGACCAGGCTGCTCATGCTGGAGAACAACTTCTCCGGCGAGATTCCGGCCACCTACGCGAACTGCACGACGCTGGTGAGGTTCAGGGTGAACAAGAACTCCATGTCCGGCGATGTGCCCGACGGGTTGTGGGCGCTCCCCAACGTCAACATCATCGACCTCGCCGGCAACCAGTTCACCGGCGGCATCGGCGACGGCATCGGGAGAGCCGCCTCGCTGAGCAGCCTCGACCTGGCCGGGAACAGGTTCTCCGGCGCGATCCCGCCGTCGATCGGCGACGCCAGCAACCTCGAGACAATTGACATTTCGTCGAACGGGTTGTCGGGCGAGATTCCGGCGAGCATCGGGAGGCTGGCACGTCTCGGCAGCTTGAACATTGCTAGGAATGGGATCACCGGGGCCATCCCGGCGAGCATCGGCGAGTGCTCGTCGCTTAGTACGGTCAATTTCACCGGGAACAAGCTCGCCGGCGCGATCCCGTCGGAGCTGGGGATCCTGCCGCGGCTTAATTCTTTGGACTTGTCCGGGAATGACCTCTCCGGTGCCGTGCCGGCGAGCCTCGCCGCGCTGAAGCTGAGTTCCCTGAACATGTCCGACAACAAGCTCGTCGGGCCCGTGCCGGAGCCGCTCGCCATCGCGGCCTACGGCGAGAGCTTCAAGGGGAACCCCGGGCTGTGCGCCACCAACGGAGTGGacttcctccgccgctgctcgccgggAGCAGGAGGCCACTCCGCGGCCACCGCGCGCACCGTGGTCAcctgcctcctcgccggcctcaCCGTCGTGCTCGCGGCGCTCGGCGCGGTGATGTACATTaagaagcggcggcgcgcggaggcggaggcggaggaggcggccggcggcaaggtGTTCGGCAAGAAGGGGTCGTGGGACCTCAAGTCGTTCAGGGTCCTGGCGTTCGACGAGCACGAGGTGATCGACGGCGTCCGCG is part of the Oryza glaberrima chromosome 12, OglaRS2, whole genome shotgun sequence genome and harbors:
- the LOC127757959 gene encoding receptor-like protein kinase 7 — encoded protein: MPPPSLLLPPLLLLLGLHAAAAAAVSEVSALMAFKNALTIPPTAAAFFTRWDAAAASPCNFTGVDCANSGGGGVTAVAVEGLGVAATSVPFDVLCGSLPSLVKLSLPSNALAGGIGGIAGCTALEVLDLAFNGFSGHVPDLSPLTRLQRLNVSQNSFTGAFPWRALASMPGLTVLAAGDNGFFEKTETFPEEITALTNLTVLYLSAANIGGVIPPGIGNLVKLVDLELSDNALTGEIPPEITKLTNLLQLELYNNSLHGELPAGFGNLTKLQFFDASMNHLTGSLSELRSLTQLVSLQLFYNGFTGDVPPEFGEFKELVNLSLYNNNLTGELPRNLGSWAEFNFIDVSTNALSGPIPPYMCKRGTMTRLLMLENNFSGEIPATYANCTTLVRFRVNKNSMSGDVPDGLWALPNVNIIDLAGNQFTGGIGDGIGRAASLSSLDLAGNRFSGAIPPSIGDASNLETIDISSNGLSGEIPASIGRLARLGSLNIARNGITGAIPASIGECSSLSTVNFTGNKLAGAIPSELGILPRLNSLDLSGNDLSGAVPASLAALKLSSLNMSDNKLVGPVPEPLAIAAYGESFKGNPGLCATNGVDFLRRCSPGAGGHSAATARTVVTCLLAGLTVVLAALGAVMYIKKRRRAEAEAEEAAGGKVFGKKGSWDLKSFRVLAFDEHEVIDGVRDENLIGSGGSGNVYRVKLGSGAVVAVKHITRTRAAAARSTAPSAAMLRSPSAARRTASVRCREFDSEVGTLSSIRHVNVVKLLCSITSDDGAASLLVYEHLPNGSLYERLHEGQKLGGGRLGWPERYDIAVGAARGLEYLHHGCDRPILHRDVKSSNILLDESFKPRIADFGLAKILDGAAATPDTTSAGVVAGTLGYMAPEYAYTWKVTEKSDVYSFGVVLLELVTGRTAIMAEYGEGRDIVEWVSRRLDSRDKVMSLLDASIAEEWEKEEAVRVLRVAVVCTSRTPSMRPSMRSVVQMLEAAGIGRELAMVTSVKVKVIA